One stretch of Gopherus flavomarginatus isolate rGopFla2 chromosome 2, rGopFla2.mat.asm, whole genome shotgun sequence DNA includes these proteins:
- the IRX2 gene encoding iroquois-class homeodomain protein IRX-2, which yields MSYPQGYLYQPPGSLALYSCPTYGASALAAPRSEELARSSSGSAFSPYPGSAAFTAQAAATGFTSPLQYSTDPATGFPSYMGSPYDAHTTGMTGTISYHPYGTPAYPYQLNDPAYRKNATRDATATLKAWLNEHRKNPYPTKGEKIMLAIITKMTLTQVSTWFANARRRLKKENKMTWAPRNKSEDEDEDEGDGARSKEESSDKVQESNETSAEDEGISLQVDSLTDHSCSAESDGEKLPCRVGDTLCESGSDCKDKYEDIEDDEDEDDEAERDLPAKPVTSSPLTGVEAPLLNHPHEDASRNSNKTTLDNRISPSSEAQTIKPKLWSLAEIATSDLKNQNMGQSCQPPALSSVTPSSTTHSSAYSPSSLLGRHIYYTSPFYTNYTNYGNFNALQSQGILRYNSAAMASNEGLSQTVLNTSSVHKQSSDSLKTITNQLEQHYRPSSYESKKDPTDVCTVGVQPYL from the exons ATGTCCTATCCTCAGGGTTACCTCTACCAGCCCCCCGGCTCGCTGGCTCTGTACTCCTGCCCGACGTACGGGGCGTCGGCTCTGGCGGCCCCCAGGAGCGAAGAGCTGGCCAGGTCTTCGTCGGGCTCTGCGTTCAGCCCTTACCCGGGATCGGCAGCTTTCACAGCCCAGGCGGCGGCCACAGGCTTCACCAGCCCGCTCCAGTACTCCACAGACCCCGCCACGGGATTCCCCTCCTACATG GGCTCTCCTTACGATGCTCATACGACGGGGATGACCGGGACCATCAGTTACCATCCGTATGGCACTCCTGCTTACCCTTATCAGCTGAATGATCCCGCTTACAGGAAAAACGCCACCCGAGATGCCACCGCCACCCTGAAGGCCTGGCTGAATGAGCACAGGAAGAACCCCTACCCCACCAAGGGCGAGAAGATCATGCTGGCCATCATCACAAAGATGACCCTCACCCAGGTCTCCACCTGGTTCGCCAACGCCAGGAGGAGGCTCAAGAAGGAGAACAAGATGACTTGGGCTCCCCGCAACAAAAGCGAAGATGAAGATGAAGACGAAGGAGATGGAGCAAGAAGTAAGGAGGAAAGTTCGGACAAGGTGCAGGAAAGCAATGAAACTTCAGCAGAGGACGAAG GGATCAGCTTGCAGGTTGACTCGCTCACGGATCACTCCTGCTCCGCGGAGTCTGATGGGGAGAAGTTGCCCTGCCGAGTAGGAGACACGCTCTGCGAGTCCGGATCAGACTGCAAGGACAAATACGAGGACATCGAGGACGACGAGGATGAAGATGATGAAGCAGAGAGAGACCTTCCCGCTAAGCCTGTGACTTCCTCccccctcaccggcgtggaagcCCCCCTCCTTAATCACCCCCACGAGGACGCTTCAAGGAACTCCAATAAAACTACTTTGGACAACAGGATTTCTCCCAGTTCCGAGGCACAGACCATTAAGCCCAAGCTCTGGTCTCTAGCTGAAATAGCCACCTCGGACCTTAAAAATCAGAACATGGGCCAAAGCTGTCAGCCACCGGCGTTATCTTCAGTAACCCCCTCTTCTACTACGCACAGCTCCGCCTACTCTCCCTCTTCTCTCTTAGGAAGGCACATTTATTACACCTCACCTTTTTATACCAATTATACAAACTATGGGAACTTTAACGCACTCCAGAGCCAGGGGATCCTGAGATATAACTCCGCAGCAATGGCTTCGAACGAGGGACTAAGTCAGACTGTACTAAATACAAGCTCTGTTCACAAACAGAGCAGTGACTCTTTGAAAACGATCACTAACCAGCTAGAACAACATTACAGGCCCTCTAGTTATGAGTCTAAGAAAG ATCCCACTGACGTCTGCACAGTAGGAGTACAACCATACCTATAG